One genomic window of Xanthobacter dioxanivorans includes the following:
- a CDS encoding circularly permuted type 2 ATP-grasp protein: protein MMDQDGQPRSHWLPFLAALAELGSDELRRRFSAADRYLRDSGVFYRVYDDTGGGERPWSLSHMPLLIEKAEWEVLAAGLIERAELLEEVLQDVYGPGQLVADGDLPAAAVAGSPEFLRPLVGVRPEGGRFLRLYAADVGRGPDGRWWVLADRTQAPSGAGYALENRLASTRALPDVSRSLNMQRVAGYFQALRTSLLKLDRTGEGRIGLLTPGPLNETYFEHALLARYLGFLLVEGEDLTVRGDTLHVRTVAGLRRIDVLLRRLDADFADPLELNARSRLGVPGLVQAARAGGVSLANALGSGLIEAPALLAFLPRVATRLFGRPLSLPHVATWWCGQPAERAQVMEHLDELVISSAFGRALPGLPDGGSVLGADLPAADRRRLSTLLARRGADVVGQDIARLSTTPVWTGEKLTPRPFMLRVFLAATDKGWTVMPGGFCRISSAADARAVSMQKGDRSADVWVLADAEVADTTLLPSPDNVKVRRSSGTLPSRAADNLFWLGRYVERAEAALRLSRVLVGRLAESGDSGTSPLVSRLLGLLGAWGAMPRDLARATPARYAVAVLTRRDVPGALPQLVQAARAAASVIRDRFSPDAWRALVDLEACVLAPMPSAPSEADAAERADAALRIIAAFSGLASENMNRLTGWRFLELGRRTERAIGTLRFARTFGEQGAPQGSLDALLQVADSLITYRTRYVMMEARGPVLDLVLLDPDNPRSVTFQVHRMANHLKVLPGRDQDAPPPRWERLVARMQAELAASTAESFDPGWFDAMEHMLMELSDEISSHYFLQGHSPEMTLTFTM, encoded by the coding sequence ATGATGGACCAGGATGGCCAGCCGCGAAGCCACTGGCTGCCGTTCCTCGCGGCCCTCGCCGAGCTGGGCTCCGACGAGTTGCGCCGGCGCTTCTCCGCGGCCGACCGCTATCTGCGTGATTCCGGCGTGTTCTACCGCGTCTACGACGATACCGGGGGCGGCGAGCGGCCATGGTCGCTCAGCCACATGCCGCTGCTCATCGAGAAGGCGGAATGGGAGGTGCTGGCCGCCGGCCTGATCGAGCGCGCCGAGCTTCTGGAAGAGGTGCTGCAGGACGTCTACGGCCCCGGCCAGTTGGTCGCCGACGGCGACCTGCCCGCCGCCGCGGTGGCGGGGAGCCCGGAATTCCTGCGCCCGCTGGTGGGGGTGCGGCCCGAAGGCGGCCGCTTCCTGCGCCTGTACGCCGCCGACGTGGGCCGCGGGCCCGACGGGCGCTGGTGGGTGCTGGCCGACCGGACCCAGGCTCCCTCCGGCGCCGGCTACGCGCTGGAAAACCGGCTGGCCTCCACCCGCGCCTTGCCGGATGTCTCGCGCAGCCTCAACATGCAGCGGGTGGCCGGCTACTTCCAGGCGCTGCGCACCTCGCTGCTCAAGCTCGACCGCACCGGGGAGGGCCGCATCGGGCTGCTCACCCCAGGCCCGCTGAACGAGACCTATTTCGAGCACGCGCTGCTCGCCCGCTATCTCGGCTTCCTGCTGGTGGAGGGCGAGGACCTCACCGTGCGCGGCGACACGCTGCACGTGCGGACGGTGGCGGGGCTGCGCCGCATCGACGTGCTGCTGCGGCGGCTCGACGCCGACTTCGCCGATCCGCTGGAGCTGAACGCCCGCTCGCGGCTTGGCGTGCCGGGGCTGGTCCAGGCGGCGCGCGCGGGCGGCGTCTCCCTCGCCAACGCCCTCGGCAGCGGCCTGATCGAGGCGCCGGCCCTGCTCGCCTTCCTGCCGCGCGTCGCCACCCGCCTGTTTGGCCGCCCGCTGAGCCTGCCGCACGTGGCCACCTGGTGGTGCGGCCAGCCGGCGGAGCGGGCGCAGGTGATGGAGCATCTGGACGAACTCGTCATCTCCTCCGCCTTCGGCCGGGCCTTGCCGGGTCTGCCGGATGGCGGCTCGGTGCTCGGCGCGGACCTGCCGGCGGCCGATCGCCGGCGCCTGTCCACCTTGCTCGCCCGCCGCGGCGCGGACGTGGTGGGCCAGGATATCGCCCGCCTCTCCACCACCCCGGTGTGGACCGGCGAGAAGCTGACGCCGCGGCCCTTCATGCTGCGGGTGTTCCTCGCCGCCACCGACAAGGGCTGGACGGTCATGCCGGGGGGCTTCTGCCGCATCTCCTCGGCGGCGGATGCCCGCGCCGTCTCCATGCAGAAGGGCGACCGCTCGGCCGACGTGTGGGTGCTGGCCGACGCGGAAGTGGCGGACACCACCCTGCTGCCGAGCCCGGACAACGTGAAGGTCCGCCGCTCCTCCGGTACCCTGCCGAGCCGCGCGGCGGACAACCTGTTCTGGCTCGGGCGCTATGTGGAGCGCGCCGAGGCGGCGCTGCGCCTTTCCCGTGTCCTCGTGGGCCGCCTCGCCGAGAGCGGGGACAGCGGCACCAGCCCCCTCGTCTCGCGCCTGCTGGGCCTGCTCGGCGCCTGGGGCGCCATGCCGCGCGATCTCGCCCGCGCCACGCCGGCCCGCTACGCGGTGGCGGTGCTGACCCGCCGCGACGTGCCCGGCGCCCTGCCGCAGCTGGTGCAGGCGGCGCGCGCAGCGGCCTCGGTCATCCGCGACCGCTTTTCGCCCGACGCCTGGCGGGCGCTGGTGGACCTGGAGGCCTGCGTGCTGGCGCCCATGCCCTCCGCCCCGTCCGAGGCGGACGCAGCCGAGCGGGCCGACGCCGCCCTGCGCATCATCGCCGCCTTCTCGGGCCTCGCCAGCGAGAACATGAACCGTCTCACCGGCTGGCGCTTCCTGGAGCTGGGGCGACGCACCGAGCGGGCCATCGGCACGCTGCGGTTCGCCCGCACCTTCGGCGAGCAGGGCGCGCCGCAGGGCTCCCTCGATGCGCTGCTGCAGGTGGCCGACAGCCTCATCACCTATCGCACCCGCTACGTGATGATGGAGGCCCGCGGGCCGGTGCTCGACCTGGTGCTGCTGGATCCGGACAATCCGCGCTCGGTGACGTTCCAGGTCCACCGCATGGCGAACCACCTGAAGGTACTGCCGGGGCGCGACCAGGACGCCCCGCCGCCGCGCTGGGAGCGGCTGGTGGCGCGCATGCAGGCGGAACTGGCCGCGAGCACGGCGGAGAGCTTCGATCCGGGCTGGTTCGACGCCATGGAGCACATGCTGATGGAGCTGTCGGACGAGATCTCGTCCCACTATTTCCTGCAGGGCCACTCGCCGGAGATGACCCTCACCTTCACCATGTGA
- a CDS encoding malonate--CoA ligase codes for MSDNHLFDAIRAAIPAAGKPLAFLADGRVETYGDALALSARLAGLLVARGVKPGDRVAVQVEKSWPALALYLAAVRAGAVYLPLNTAYTLNEVEYFLSDAEPTVFVCRPQIEAEARALATRLGVPCVETLGADGAGSLTDAAAGFPADFEDVPRGPEDLAGILYTSGTTGRAKGAMLSHANLLSNAQTLKDCWRFTADDVLIHALPIFHTHGLFVATNIVLLAGASMIFRSKFDPKEALELMGQGEAGHRPTSLMGVPTFYTRLLDQPGLTREATAGIRLFISGSAPLLAETHRAFFERTGQAILERYGMTETGMNTSNPYDGARIAGTVGYPLPDVSLRVTDPETGRVLPTGEIGMIEVKGPNVFKGYWRMPEKTAGEFRDGFFITGDLGKVDEAGYVHIVGRGKDLVITGGFNVYPKEVEGEIDAIPGVLESAVIGLAHPDFGEGVTAVVVPAAGASLTEDDIHRALETRLARFKQPKRVFFVSELPRNTMGKVQKNVLRETYKDIYRNVA; via the coding sequence ATGAGCGACAACCATCTTTTCGACGCCATCCGCGCCGCCATCCCCGCCGCGGGCAAGCCGCTCGCCTTTCTCGCCGACGGGCGGGTGGAGACCTATGGCGACGCCCTCGCTTTGTCCGCCCGCCTCGCCGGCCTGCTGGTGGCGCGCGGGGTGAAGCCCGGCGACCGGGTGGCGGTGCAGGTGGAGAAATCCTGGCCCGCGCTGGCGCTCTATCTGGCCGCGGTGCGGGCCGGCGCCGTCTACTTGCCGCTCAACACCGCCTACACGCTGAACGAGGTGGAGTATTTCCTCTCCGACGCCGAGCCCACCGTGTTCGTCTGCCGGCCGCAGATCGAGGCGGAAGCCCGCGCGCTGGCGACCCGCCTCGGCGTGCCCTGCGTCGAGACGCTGGGGGCGGACGGTGCCGGCTCGCTGACCGACGCGGCCGCCGGCTTCCCCGCCGACTTCGAGGACGTGCCGCGCGGGCCGGAGGATCTCGCCGGCATCCTCTACACCTCGGGCACCACCGGCCGCGCCAAGGGCGCCATGCTCTCCCACGCCAACCTGCTCTCCAATGCGCAGACGCTGAAGGACTGCTGGCGCTTCACCGCCGACGACGTGCTGATCCACGCTTTGCCCATCTTCCACACCCACGGCCTGTTCGTCGCCACCAACATCGTCCTGCTCGCCGGCGCCTCCATGATCTTCCGGTCGAAGTTCGACCCGAAGGAAGCGCTGGAGCTGATGGGCCAGGGCGAGGCCGGGCACCGCCCGACCAGCCTCATGGGCGTGCCCACCTTCTACACGCGCCTGCTCGACCAGCCGGGCCTCACCCGCGAGGCGACGGCCGGCATACGCCTGTTCATCTCCGGCTCGGCGCCGCTCCTCGCCGAGACCCACCGCGCCTTCTTCGAGCGCACCGGCCAGGCGATCCTCGAGCGCTACGGCATGACCGAGACCGGCATGAACACCTCCAACCCTTATGACGGCGCGCGCATCGCCGGCACGGTGGGCTACCCGCTGCCGGACGTCTCCCTGCGCGTCACCGATCCGGAGACCGGCCGGGTGCTGCCCACGGGCGAGATCGGCATGATCGAGGTGAAGGGTCCCAACGTCTTCAAGGGCTACTGGCGCATGCCGGAAAAGACCGCCGGCGAGTTCCGCGACGGCTTCTTCATCACCGGCGATCTCGGCAAGGTCGACGAGGCCGGCTACGTGCACATCGTCGGCCGCGGCAAGGATCTCGTCATCACCGGCGGCTTCAACGTCTATCCCAAGGAAGTGGAAGGCGAGATCGACGCCATTCCCGGCGTCCTGGAAAGCGCCGTCATCGGCCTCGCCCATCCCGATTTCGGCGAGGGGGTGACAGCCGTGGTGGTGCCAGCGGCCGGTGCCAGCCTCACCGAGGACGACATCCACAGGGCGCTGGAGACCCGCCTCGCCAGGTTCAAGCAGCCCAAGCGCGTCTTCTTCGTGAGCGAGCTGCCGCGCAACACCATGGGCAAGGTGCAGAAGAACGTCCTGCGCGAGACCTACAAGGACATCTATCGGAACGTCGCCTGA
- a CDS encoding malonyl-CoA decarboxylase, translating to MSSNTSFFGDMLTSIAERGRALLDRTNRVSGATKAATLVERCEQLLSGRGEASGVALATDILDRYARMKTGERIAFFEALAETFGPDRARLEKAIESYARTGSDAAAAEIHLASEPRRQELFRRFNLAPGATLSLVRMRENLMDALVLRRDLAAVDRDFGHLFSSWFNRGFLVLRRIDWSTPANVLEKIIRYEAVHAIRDWNDLRARVDSPDRRCYAFFHPALVDEPLIFVEVALTKDIPGAIAPVLDQAREHLEPEKATTAVFYSISNCQRGLGGVSFGNFLIKQVVEEISREIPSLSTFVTLSPVPGFRAWLDAERKAENALGLSAADKETLKSLDTPDWSEKVEARDALAPVLGAAAAYYFLVARTNKGKPIDPVARFHLGNGARLERINPMGDLSAKGISQAASLMVNYRYVLSDIEKNHEAFAGKGEVVASAAVKKLLKAEANGRSLVPIP from the coding sequence ATGAGTTCCAATACCTCCTTCTTCGGCGATATGCTCACCTCCATCGCCGAGCGCGGGCGGGCGCTGCTCGACCGCACGAATCGCGTGTCCGGGGCCACCAAGGCGGCCACGCTGGTGGAGCGCTGCGAGCAGTTGCTCTCGGGACGCGGCGAGGCATCGGGGGTGGCGCTCGCCACCGACATCCTCGACCGCTACGCCCGTATGAAGACCGGCGAGCGCATCGCCTTCTTCGAGGCGCTGGCGGAGACCTTCGGCCCGGACCGGGCGCGGCTCGAGAAGGCCATCGAAAGCTACGCCCGCACCGGCTCGGACGCGGCGGCGGCGGAGATCCACCTCGCCAGCGAGCCGCGCCGGCAGGAGCTGTTCCGCCGCTTCAACCTCGCCCCCGGCGCCACCCTCTCCCTCGTGCGCATGCGCGAAAACCTGATGGACGCCCTCGTCCTGCGGCGCGACCTTGCCGCCGTGGACCGGGATTTCGGCCATCTCTTCTCGTCCTGGTTCAACCGGGGGTTCCTCGTGCTCCGCCGCATCGACTGGTCCACGCCCGCCAACGTGCTGGAGAAGATCATCCGCTACGAGGCGGTGCACGCCATCCGCGACTGGAACGACCTGCGCGCCCGCGTCGACAGCCCGGACCGGCGCTGCTACGCCTTCTTCCATCCGGCCCTCGTGGACGAGCCGCTGATCTTCGTGGAAGTGGCGCTCACCAAGGACATACCGGGCGCCATCGCCCCGGTGCTCGACCAGGCGCGCGAGCATCTGGAGCCGGAGAAGGCGACCACCGCCGTCTTCTATTCCATCTCCAACTGCCAGCGCGGGCTCGGCGGCGTGTCCTTCGGCAACTTCCTCATCAAGCAGGTGGTGGAGGAGATTTCCCGCGAGATCCCTTCCCTCTCCACCTTTGTCACCCTGTCCCCGGTGCCGGGCTTCCGGGCGTGGCTGGATGCCGAGCGCAAGGCGGAGAACGCCCTCGGCCTCTCGGCCGCGGACAAGGAGACGCTCAAGAGCCTCGACACGCCCGACTGGTCGGAGAAGGTGGAGGCGCGGGACGCGCTGGCGCCCGTGCTCGGTGCCGCGGCGGCCTACTACTTCCTCGTGGCCCGCACCAACAAGGGCAAGCCCATCGACCCGGTGGCGCGCTTCCACCTGGGCAACGGCGCCCGGCTGGAGCGCATCAATCCCATGGGCGACCTCTCGGCGAAGGGAATCTCCCAGGCCGCCAGCCTGATGGTGAACTACCGCTACGTGCTCTCCGATATCGAGAAGAACCACGAGGCCTTCGCCGGCAAGGGCGAGGTGGTGGCGAGCGCCGCCGTCAAGAAGCTGCTCAAGGCCGAGGCGAACGGCCGCTCGCTTGTTCCCATTCCCTGA
- a CDS encoding efflux RND transporter periplasmic adaptor subunit codes for MVGGIGVSGGLQRGSVALCAALLLAACEEKNTYVPPPPPKVTVAPVLEQPVTRFLELTGNTAAINSVDLNARVQGFLTSINYKDGALARKGSVLFVIEQDQYKAQLDQAKATLAANQAAQVQAEAEYNRQAQLAKQDFASQATLDQARAKRDSAVADVANAQASLLLAQINLGYTEVAAPFDGAVTAHLQDVGALVGYSGPTKLATIVQLNPIWVWFTLSEQQVLRIKEHLAKDGRSLVSITREVPDIPIEIGLQTETGYPHTGRIDYIAPQVDPSLGTLTVRGLFQNDDFALLPGLFARVRVPLGKAATTLLVPDAAISANQLGPYVLTVSADNVVSQAQITLGQLQADGLRAVEGGLKSSDRIIINGIQRAVPGSKVDVEAGKIVGIAAPKTDDGSKPLPKPAGVAPANAPAVAAPSVAPSQAPTSPSTPKN; via the coding sequence GGTGGGGGGTATCGGGGTGTCCGGTGGGCTGCAGCGTGGCAGCGTCGCGCTTTGTGCGGCCTTACTCCTGGCGGCCTGCGAGGAGAAGAACACCTACGTTCCACCCCCGCCTCCCAAGGTGACGGTCGCTCCGGTTCTGGAGCAGCCGGTGACGCGCTTCCTAGAGCTCACCGGCAACACCGCCGCCATCAATTCGGTGGACCTGAACGCGCGCGTCCAGGGCTTCCTCACCTCCATCAACTACAAGGATGGCGCGCTCGCCCGGAAGGGCTCGGTGCTGTTCGTGATCGAGCAGGACCAGTACAAGGCCCAGCTGGACCAGGCCAAGGCGACCCTCGCCGCCAACCAGGCCGCGCAGGTGCAGGCCGAGGCGGAATACAACCGGCAGGCGCAGCTCGCCAAGCAGGACTTCGCCTCCCAGGCCACCCTCGACCAGGCGCGCGCCAAGCGTGATTCGGCGGTGGCCGATGTGGCCAACGCCCAGGCCTCGCTGCTGCTGGCCCAGATCAACCTCGGCTATACCGAGGTCGCCGCGCCCTTCGACGGCGCGGTCACGGCCCACTTGCAGGACGTGGGCGCCCTCGTCGGCTACAGCGGGCCCACCAAGCTCGCCACCATCGTCCAGCTCAACCCCATCTGGGTCTGGTTTACCCTGAGCGAGCAGCAGGTGCTGCGCATCAAGGAACACCTCGCCAAGGACGGCCGCTCGCTGGTTTCCATCACCCGCGAGGTGCCGGACATCCCCATCGAGATCGGGCTGCAGACCGAGACCGGCTATCCGCACACGGGCCGCATCGACTACATCGCGCCGCAGGTGGACCCCAGCCTCGGCACGCTCACCGTGCGCGGCCTCTTCCAGAACGACGATTTCGCCCTTCTCCCCGGCCTTTTCGCCCGGGTGCGCGTGCCGCTGGGCAAGGCGGCGACCACCCTCCTCGTGCCGGACGCCGCCATCAGCGCCAACCAGCTCGGCCCCTACGTGCTGACGGTCAGCGCGGACAACGTGGTGTCGCAGGCGCAGATCACCCTCGGCCAGCTCCAGGCGGACGGGCTGCGTGCCGTGGAAGGCGGGCTGAAGAGCTCCGACCGCATCATCATCAACGGCATCCAGCGCGCGGTGCCGGGCTCCAAGGTGGACGTGGAGGCAGGCAAGATCGTCGGCATCGCCGCGCCCAAGACCGACGACGGCAGCAAGCCGCTGCCGAAGCCGGCCGGGGTCGCGCCCGCCAATGCGCCGGCGGTGGCCGCGCCTTCGGTCGCGCCCTCGCAGGCGCCGACCTCGCCTTCGACCCCGAAGAACTGA
- a CDS encoding efflux RND transporter permease subunit: protein MISRFFIERPVLSNVLALVFVLIGLVSLMRLPVSQYPNIVPPTVSVSTSYPGASAKTLIDTVALPIEQQVNGVEGMLYMQSWSASDGTYTLIVTFAIGTDPNMAQVLVQNRVNIALASLPTAVQAQGVTILQKGTSILEFVTLISPDGRYDGLFLNNYAIINIQNELERVYGVANVGVFGAGTYAMRIWMDPDRMQAFGLTPTDISNAIQKQSQEVTPGQLGIPPAPSNAAFQYTVNIKGRLDEAKDYENIIVKVDNSDGGRIVRIRDIGRVELGSQSYSKDFMQDNKPAAGIGIFQLPAANALQVSAQVALKMEELKKSFPEGLEYNIPFNTTWFVSASIDEVWKTLFEAALLVLVVILLFLQDWRATLVPATTVPVTIIGAFAAMDAMGFTINLSTLFAIILAIGIVVDDAIVIVEGVARHIEEGMDGQPAAEKAMDELFGPVVGITLVLMSVFLPASFIPGLTGQMFKQFALVIAATAFISAINAATLKPTQCALWLRKPVPPEKRNFIYRGFNTIYGKAEHWYAGLISRMVHHSKLMVIIAIALMSVAAYGLTRIPTAFLPIEDQGYFLAHVQLPDASNLNRTKQIVADVSDRVRKVPGVKTALGISGISVLDNSSTLSNAGVLYITLTPWDVRYATTGQDLLSLYNNLNKAVADVEEAEVLILVPPAIQGIGNAAGFTMQPQLRNGNFDYRLLEQITTTIVDKARAQSALSHVSSSFRAGAPQIEVEVNRIKAETLGVTVGQVFNTISSYLGSTYVNQINKFGNVFQVYVQAEAGYRVTPADLVGLKVRTPGGDMVPLGTLVDIKTVQGPPLISLYNLYPSSTVVGAESAGFSSGQALSLMEQIATSTLPPGAGFEWTAMSYQEKAVGNQIYYVFGLAILLVYFVLAGQYESWIQPMAVILAVPLALLGTVGALLGLGVANNLYTQIGLVLLIALASKNAILIVEYAREKRAEGMEIMDAAVEASRLRFRPILMTSFAFILGVLPLVFATGAGANSRKSIGIAVVSGMLASTCLAVLFVPSFYTVLQRFEEKLKGRKKKAGGLTPPEPDVPPAPASA, encoded by the coding sequence ATGATCTCGCGCTTTTTCATCGAGCGGCCGGTCCTCTCGAACGTGCTCGCACTGGTGTTCGTGCTGATCGGGCTTGTCTCGCTCATGCGGCTGCCGGTATCGCAGTATCCGAACATCGTGCCGCCGACGGTGTCGGTGTCCACGTCCTATCCGGGCGCCTCCGCCAAGACGCTCATCGACACGGTCGCCCTGCCCATCGAGCAGCAGGTGAACGGCGTCGAGGGCATGCTCTACATGCAGTCCTGGTCGGCATCGGACGGCACCTACACCCTGATCGTCACCTTCGCCATCGGCACCGATCCGAATATGGCGCAGGTGCTGGTGCAGAACCGCGTCAACATCGCCCTTGCCTCGCTGCCCACCGCGGTGCAGGCGCAGGGCGTCACCATCCTGCAGAAGGGCACCTCGATCCTCGAGTTCGTGACCCTGATCTCGCCGGACGGACGGTATGACGGCCTGTTCCTCAACAACTACGCCATCATCAACATCCAGAACGAGCTGGAACGCGTCTACGGCGTCGCCAACGTGGGCGTGTTCGGCGCCGGCACCTACGCCATGCGCATCTGGATGGATCCCGACCGCATGCAGGCGTTCGGGCTGACCCCGACGGACATCTCCAACGCCATCCAGAAGCAGAGCCAGGAGGTCACCCCCGGCCAGCTCGGCATTCCGCCGGCGCCGTCCAACGCCGCCTTCCAGTACACGGTGAACATCAAGGGGCGCCTGGACGAGGCGAAGGACTACGAGAACATCATCGTCAAGGTGGATAATTCGGACGGCGGGCGCATCGTCCGCATCCGGGATATCGGCCGCGTAGAGCTGGGCTCGCAGAGCTATTCCAAGGACTTCATGCAGGACAACAAGCCTGCGGCCGGCATCGGCATTTTCCAGCTTCCCGCCGCCAACGCCCTGCAGGTGTCCGCCCAGGTGGCGCTGAAGATGGAGGAGCTGAAGAAGAGCTTCCCCGAGGGGCTCGAATACAACATCCCCTTCAACACCACCTGGTTCGTGTCCGCCTCCATCGACGAGGTCTGGAAGACCCTGTTCGAGGCGGCGCTGCTGGTGCTGGTGGTGATCCTGCTCTTCCTGCAGGACTGGCGGGCGACGCTGGTGCCGGCGACCACGGTGCCGGTGACCATCATCGGCGCCTTCGCCGCCATGGACGCCATGGGCTTCACCATCAACCTTTCGACCTTGTTCGCCATCATCCTTGCCATCGGCATCGTGGTGGACGACGCCATCGTCATCGTCGAGGGCGTGGCGCGCCACATCGAGGAGGGCATGGACGGGCAGCCGGCCGCGGAAAAGGCCATGGACGAGCTGTTCGGCCCGGTGGTGGGCATCACCCTCGTGCTCATGTCCGTGTTCCTGCCGGCCTCGTTCATACCGGGCCTGACCGGGCAGATGTTCAAGCAGTTCGCGCTGGTCATCGCCGCGACGGCCTTCATCTCGGCCATCAACGCGGCGACGCTCAAGCCCACCCAGTGCGCCCTCTGGCTGCGCAAGCCGGTGCCGCCGGAGAAGCGCAACTTCATCTATCGCGGCTTCAACACCATCTACGGCAAGGCGGAGCACTGGTATGCGGGACTCATCTCCCGCATGGTGCATCATTCCAAGCTGATGGTGATCATCGCCATCGCGCTCATGAGCGTCGCCGCCTATGGCCTGACGCGGATCCCCACCGCCTTCCTGCCGATCGAGGACCAGGGCTACTTCCTGGCCCACGTGCAGCTGCCGGACGCCTCCAACCTCAACCGCACCAAGCAGATCGTCGCCGACGTGTCCGATCGCGTGCGCAAGGTGCCGGGGGTCAAGACCGCGCTCGGCATCTCCGGCATCTCGGTGCTCGACAACTCCTCCACCCTGTCCAATGCCGGGGTGCTTTACATCACCCTCACGCCGTGGGACGTGCGCTACGCCACCACCGGGCAGGACCTGCTCTCGCTCTACAACAACCTCAACAAGGCGGTGGCGGACGTGGAGGAGGCGGAAGTGCTGATCCTGGTGCCTCCGGCCATCCAGGGCATCGGCAACGCCGCCGGCTTCACCATGCAGCCGCAGCTGCGCAACGGCAATTTCGACTACCGCCTGCTGGAGCAGATCACCACCACCATCGTCGACAAGGCGCGGGCCCAGTCGGCGCTGAGCCACGTCTCCTCCTCGTTCCGCGCCGGGGCGCCGCAGATCGAGGTGGAGGTCAACCGCATCAAGGCGGAGACGCTGGGCGTCACCGTGGGGCAGGTGTTCAACACCATCTCGTCTTATCTGGGCTCGACCTACGTCAACCAGATCAACAAGTTCGGCAATGTTTTCCAGGTCTACGTGCAGGCGGAGGCGGGCTACCGCGTCACGCCGGCGGACTTGGTGGGCCTGAAGGTCCGCACGCCTGGCGGCGACATGGTGCCCCTGGGCACGCTGGTGGACATCAAGACGGTGCAGGGCCCGCCCCTGATCTCGCTTTACAACCTCTATCCGAGCTCCACCGTCGTGGGGGCCGAATCGGCCGGCTTCTCCTCCGGGCAGGCGCTGTCGCTGATGGAGCAGATCGCCACCTCGACCCTACCGCCCGGAGCCGGCTTCGAGTGGACCGCCATGTCCTATCAGGAGAAGGCGGTGGGCAATCAGATCTACTACGTGTTCGGCCTCGCCATTCTGCTCGTCTATTTCGTGCTGGCCGGACAGTATGAGAGCTGGATCCAGCCCATGGCCGTGATCCTTGCGGTGCCGCTGGCGCTGCTCGGCACGGTGGGGGCGCTGCTGGGGCTCGGCGTCGCCAACAATCTCTACACCCAGATCGGCCTCGTGCTCCTGATCGCGCTCGCCTCAAAGAACGCGATCCTGATCGTGGAGTACGCCCGCGAGAAGCGGGCGGAGGGCATGGAGATCATGGATGCGGCGGTGGAGGCCTCGCGCCTCCGGTTCCGCCCCATCCTCATGACCTCGTTCGCCTTCATCCTCGGCGTGCTGCCGCTGGTGTTCGCCACCGGCGCCGGCGCGAACTCGCGCAAGTCCATCGGCATCGCGGTGGTCTCGGGCATGCTTGCCTCCACCTGCCTCGCGGTGCTGTTCGTGCCGTCCTTCTACACGGTGCTGCAGCGCTTCGAGGAGAAGTTGAAGGGCAGGAAGAAGAAGGCGGGCGGCCTCACGCCCCCCGAACCCGACGTGCCCCCGGCGCCCGCATCTGCCTGA
- a CDS encoding transglutaminase family protein produces MLYDIRQTTTYSYQVPVRVVRQVLRMTPADRPGHQHVIAHMLDIDPEPAELERGTDFFGNGLTWLTVDQPHDYLSITTRSRVEVASTPLPDPAATLFVDEVRAMAMEQHDLGPGAAVHGLFPSRAVPLDPEITEWAGTSFRGDRPVLEAGLELMQRIKADFVYQPGATRVTTSPHEAFVAKKGVCQDFAQVMICGLRGLGLPARYVSGYLRTIPPEGQPRLEGADATHAWVEIWCGPVAGWIGLDPTNAIPACDDHIILAVGRDYADVAPVDGVIVTSGDHLLSVGVDVVPVVR; encoded by the coding sequence ATGCTCTACGACATCCGCCAGACCACCACCTACAGCTACCAGGTGCCCGTGCGCGTGGTCCGGCAGGTGCTGCGGATGACGCCCGCCGACCGCCCCGGCCACCAGCACGTCATCGCCCACATGCTCGACATTGATCCCGAGCCGGCGGAGCTGGAGCGCGGGACCGATTTCTTCGGCAACGGCCTCACCTGGCTCACCGTCGACCAACCGCACGACTACCTGTCCATCACCACCCGCAGCCGGGTCGAGGTGGCGTCCACGCCCTTGCCCGATCCCGCCGCCACGCTCTTCGTCGACGAGGTGCGGGCGATGGCCATGGAACAGCACGACCTCGGCCCGGGGGCGGCGGTGCACGGGTTGTTCCCGAGCCGCGCGGTGCCCCTCGATCCGGAGATCACCGAGTGGGCCGGCACCAGCTTCCGCGGCGACCGGCCGGTGCTGGAGGCGGGGCTGGAGCTGATGCAGCGCATCAAGGCGGACTTCGTCTACCAGCCGGGCGCCACCCGCGTCACCACTTCCCCGCACGAGGCGTTCGTCGCCAAGAAGGGGGTGTGCCAGGACTTCGCGCAGGTGATGATCTGCGGGCTGCGCGGCCTCGGCCTGCCGGCGCGATATGTGTCCGGATACCTGCGCACCATTCCGCCCGAGGGCCAGCCGCGGCTCGAGGGCGCGGATGCGACCCATGCATGGGTGGAGATCTGGTGCGGCCCGGTGGCCGGCTGGATCGGGCTCGACCCCACCAACGCCATTCCCGCCTGCGACGACCACATCATCCTCGCCGTGGGCCGCGACTATGCCGACGTGGCGCCGGTGGACGGAGTGATCGTCACCTCCGGCGACCACCTGCTCTCCGTCGGCGTGGACGTGGTGCCGGTGGTGCGGTGA